The Primulina eburnea isolate SZY01 chromosome 6, ASM2296580v1, whole genome shotgun sequence genome contains a region encoding:
- the LOC140834432 gene encoding uncharacterized protein isoform X2 has product MSLIYRQLVLTNNINRIVYLREAQEAAAEGHYGHETRLDPNSVKRDFPATVYQDRNRDSRRSSEIVIFVGEDKALRSLTPENFIQYVELIFEMNDNTKTLTVRGVPAEGLADDILRLGGLPRRDYSHRKRVIVLSCGFKANEVKNKSQTSAGDAADRAKDKAHEAEGRGKGVATTVVDKTKEAAGNVADTTYKGVAHGAKENTEKVVDGAADAAQSVGDRAKQTAEKIKETVLVGKADEAQSRR; this is encoded by the exons ATGTCGTTGATATATCGTCAACTAGTGCTGACAAACAACATCAACAGAATCGTCTACTTGAGGGAGGCTCAAGAGGCCGCCGCTGAAGGTCATTACGGCCATGAGACACGGCTCGATCCGAATAGCGTGAAGCGCGACTTCCCAGCTACAGTATACCAGGACCGCAATCGAGATTCTCGCCGTAGCTCTGAGATTGTCATTTTTGTTGGCGAAGACAAAGCCCTTCGAAGCCTCACACCGGAGAACTTTATTCAATATGTGGAGCTAATTTTCGAGATGAATGATAACACTAAAACGTTGACCGTGCGCGGAGTTCCAGCAGAGGGGCTCGCGGATGATATCTTACGCTTGGG TGGACTTCCTCGCAGAGACTACAGTCACAGGAAAAGGGTTATTGTTTTGAGCTGCGGATTCAAGGCTAATGAGGTAAAGAATAAGAGTCAGACCTCCGCCGGAGATGCGGCCGACAGAGCGAAAGATAAAGCGCACGAAGCGGAGGGAAGGGGTAAGGGAGTTGCGACAACGGTTGTGGACAAGACGAAGGAAGCTGCCGGGAATGTGGCGGATACGACTTATAAGGGCGTTGCTCATGGAGCGAAGGAGAACACCGAGAAGGTGGTGGATGGCGCGGCGGACGCAGCACAGAGTGTAGGAGACCGGGCGAAGCAGACGGCGGAGAAGATCAAAGAGACGGTACTGGTTGGGAAGGCAGACGAAGCGCAGTCGAGGCGTTGA